Genomic DNA from Carettochelys insculpta isolate YL-2023 chromosome 15, ASM3395843v1, whole genome shotgun sequence:
TTTGATTCGTGACACGTCGccacggaggagggtgaggggcgGCAGCCGGGAGGGGGATTCTCTCAGCGCTGCGAGGAGGGGTGGCCCAGGTGAGTTTGTGGAGGGCCCTCGCGTGCTCGTCGGGCTGCCGTTCCGGAGACCACGAGCTGAGCACGCTGGGGAGCCGCCTGTCCTGTTTTGCCGAGCCACGGGAGAGTCGTCTCCCTGCCCACCCGTACTCCTGGCACTGCCCCGCTCTTCACGACAGCGGGTGTCTCCGGGTTGGCTCCGAGCCATGGCGCCCTTTCCACAGGGGAAAActgtggtgcaggggtgggagctCATTGGCCCCCGCTTGCTGCGAGACGGTGGCAGGAATTGAGGCTGGGCCCCCGCTCGGAGCGGACGGACGGGGGAGCCGTGGACAACGGTTCCGTCCTGAGTACTTTTCGCTGCGTCCTGGGCGTGGTAATGTTGACAATGCGAAGAGGTTTGTGGTGTATTTTCCTGGCCGTACAGCGCCCGTTGTTGCTTGGCCTGTTAGTTAACACATTCAGATGCATGACTCACGCATGCATCTGAtcaagcggggctttgcccacgaaagcttatattccaaaatatctgttagtctgtgccacaggacttcttgttctcactttcagttTGTGACCGTTAACTATGTTGATGACATTTAACTTGTATTTTAGCAGTGACTACAGAAGGAAACACTCATAGTGTATCCTTTTTAATTTACCTGTTTTGAGATCTTATGGTGCTGTGAAATGTTACACATTTACATTCAGAGAGAGATGCATGCACAGTTTTCTAAAGTATTACAATCATTTTCTGAGTGTTCTTGATTTTGCCAGCTTTCTAGCAAATATTTGTTTCTAAACATGTCAGCAGCTTGTTAGCTAGAGGCCATAGTTACCGTTTATGACTTACACAAGCTTTGATGTTCTTATTTTACAGATAATTTGCAATGTCTGGGTTTGACAACTTCAATACAGATTTCTACCAAACAAGTTATAGTATTGATGACCAGACGCACTCCTACGATTACAGTGGAAGTGGAGGACCGTACAATAAGTAATTTGTAGatttctgtttcattttctaAATTGTGTAATATTAGTTTCTTACATGTAATTGTATTACTTTACATTGCCAACACACACAGGCGCACAACACCTTCTGGAAGTCCAAGGCTAGGGATACCAAGAGCATGGGTAAAGACCCTAACAGTCTTGGCTAATACCTATTGATCTATGTGTCCTCCATGAACTCAGCTAATTCTTTTTGAATTTAGTtgtagtcttggacttcacaatgTCACCTGGCAACAAGCTCCACAGCTTAATTGCTTTGTAtgaagaagaacttttttttcttttatacctGTTGCCTGTTAATTACATTAGGTGATCTTTGGTTCTTATATTATGTGAAAGAGTAAATTACAGTTCTTTATTCaaaagattttatagacctctgtcatatttgCCCTTTCTCACCTCTTTTCTAAGTTTTTCTTACATGGAGTCTGGTTTATATCCTGATTCATACAAATATTTGTGATCCTTCCTTGCacctcttccagttctaatatgtTTTTGATATAGGATGCCCAGAGTTGCACACAGCATTCAAGCTATGTATGCACTATGGATTTATGTAGTAATATTATGatatttttctcttctcccttttcAAATGGTTTTTAACACTAGTTTTTTTGACTAACACTGCAAtttgagcagatattttcagacaagggagggaagcagtagatgtgctatcttgactttagtaaagttTTTCCTACTCTTTTGTGTGACCTTCTCATAAATAATCTAGGGAAccacaacctagatggagctactataagatgggtgcagaACTGGTTGGAAGTCCTTCCCAGAGAGTATTACTGACTTATAGTCAAGCTGGAATAGCTTATCAAATGTGTCTCTCAGGAATTGTTTTGGGTCTGCTTCTGTtaacatatggagatatacatatctcatagagttggaagggaccttgagaagtcgtCCAGTCCAGTCCGCAGCCCTCTCAGCAGGATGAGGCaccatccctgattttttttttttgtgtgtaaaaaaaaaaccactgtttGACCGAGACCCCTAAATGGCaacctcagggattgagctcacaacccagggttttcaacaccaatgctctaaccacaaagctatccctcccccatatcTGTTCAGTATCTTCGTCAATGGTTTAGCTAATGTCATAGAAAATATGATATTAAGATGGGaagagttgcaagtgctttggaggatacaaTTGCAATTCAGAATGATTTGTCCACATGTTCTGAAGTAAAAGGCTGAAATTCAGTAAGAACAAATACAAAGTAATCCTCTTAGGAAGACAGTGTCAATTGCATACGTGCaacatgggaaatgactgccaGTGAAGGAGTATTGCAAAAAGAGATCTGGGAATCATAAGGGATCACAGGCTAGTCACCAGCATATTACTCTTGTGGTCCCTGTCTCCACCCACCaaaaacattctgggatgtattataaggagtgttgtaagcaagaagtaattctgctctgtTATGCACTTTCGtctctggatgccacatttcagaaaaaggtcgataaattggagaaagtatagagaagagcaacaaaaattattaaaggtctagaaaacatgaatgGCGTGAAAAAATTGAGTGTGTAtttgtttggagaagagaagactgaaggaggATATAACAATTTTCAAGTTCATAGAAGGTTattaaaaggaggaaggagaaaaattgtcctccttAACCtttgaagataggacaagaagcagtggtcttaaattgcagcaaggacagTTTAGGTTCtagattaggaaaagcttcctaactacCAGGATAAAGAACTGGAATTAAAGgcatagggaggttgtagaatctctgtcatttgagatttttaagagcaggttagacctACACCTCTCAAGAATTGTATAGGTAATACTCAGTCCTGCCTTGTCGTGCAGAGAACTGGAACAGAAGATCAGTCAAGGTTCTGTCTAGTCCTACAATTTTATGAATCTGTGAAGCAGCAAAATGACTCCaagggttttctttttgtttgttttttgagttTGGGTTTGTATTTTTTTGTTGGTGGGTTTCTTCTTGGGTGGAAAGGTGTAATTTAGATCCCATTAAATTTAAATACCATTATTTTGTATAGATAGTTGGGGTTATGCTTTCCACTGTGTCTttgtcaacattgaatttcacctgtCATTTTGTTAACCAGTTACCCAATTTTGTAACTTTTTAATAGTCTGCCTTGGATTTTATCATAACTAATTTTGCATCATCTATAAGTTATGCCATCTCACTGTTTGCCTCTTTTCCCAAATCATTGATGCGTgcgttgaacagcactggtcccagtacaaatTCCTGGCAGACAACCCTGTTATTAAAACTGATAATTTATCCCTAGTCTTTTAAACACTTATTGATTACGTGcaaggaccttctctcttatcccatgaatGCTTGGTTTGCtcaagagtctttggtgagggaccatgtcaaaggctttctgaaagtccaagtgaACTGATTCCCCTGGATCAtacttgtccacatatttattgaCTCCCctcaaaaattctaatagatttgtGAGGTGTGGAGAGACCTTGACTCTTCCCAAACAAATCATGTTCATATATGTCACAAGGCATGTTCATTTAGAAAGGGGAATTTCTGTGTGGGAAGGGAATATAAGGAAATGTGTCAGTACATTGTTAGGAAAGTTCAGAGAATCGCAGTGCTGCTGGAGAGGTGTCTAGAGTTTTGTTTCCATGGAAGTGGACATGAGATTGGCATATAGAGAATCCCATTTATGTGTGGTCTTTGAGTGGATGGAAAGAGGGAAAATAAGAACCTCTCTTAATGAAATTACTCATTTTCTTAAATGTGTCTTGTGGtcttggtttttctttttccaaagtgCAGAAAGACCTTTATAGCATTAAATTATACAATGTACTAATGTAATGAGTGGAGAAAAGAGACCTGTTGAAGAATAACTCTATTAGGTACATAAAAATATTATGTTTGGTAACATAAGAAGGTTTTTTAGAAATAAGGTACCCTTTTGAGTGTTACGGGAATGATTCTTCACTGGTGAAATTTGGTGGTATGAGTTTCAGACTACCTGTAAGACAGTAAAAGTTAAAATCTATTGGTTTTCAGGTGTGTGGATATAAGCACATAGTTCAAATCGCTAATATTCAAAAGTGCAGATCTGACACAAAATTAGTCTTCTATGACCAGAATTTGAGGAAACTTCGAGTTAGATACTGAAATATTATTAAAGTTGAAATCTGCATCAGGTCATGATGGTAGATGTCATAATGTGTGCTTAGTACTCTGAATGTCATAATGCTCAGCACATGTATGCCAAGAGTGGTGTCTGATATAGTTGTTTGTATGGGAAGGGGGAAGGTAGCAAATTTGACTAGGGTTTCTTTCAGGTCTATGCATACATTATACAGGAAGCTTAAAGAATATGAAGATGTTGGAGCTCCTTTCAAGAGTGAGCCCTGTTAAATGTAGGATTTAATACCAGAAGTATAAATTCATGTTGTCATTTGATAAATTATAGGAGTCGGAGATATAACTGAAAGGACTATATTTGCATTGTCAGATATACCTTTTTTAGTCTACTGTAGCCCCGATCTTGTTAAATTTTCAGATTAAATGAACTTGGCTTGGTTTTGGCCTAAAATGCTACTATCTGTaaatttctatcaaaacaaaaagcagtcaagtagcactttaaagagtagcaaaataaactattttgctagtctttaaagtgctacttgactgctttttgttttgatagtgtatagactagcatggcttcctcccTGTTACTATGTAAATTTCTAAATTTTCTTATCATTAGGTGATCTCTGATGGAGTCCATTAACCCATAtatagtagaaccctgagatactcGCAGTCAAGTTGTGCAAATCTTGGGTTAACacaactctgagtggcagggagctgggaaactgaccaatgcagctGCTCCGCTAGTCAGTTCCCTACTCCTGtaagtggtgggcagctgggagccaggtgccagctccacTTACAGTCAGTCTCTGGCTGCCACAACTGAAAGGAgagaggaaactgaccaacaccgcagcactggtcagtttcccctctcctgtgagggGCAGGCAGCTCATatccaggctctcagctgcctgcccctcacaggagaggggaaactgaccagtggtgtggtgttggtcagtttcctctctcctgtcagtggtggcagccagttTCCTGTCTCACCCAggttatgtgaaatttgacttatgctgAGTTGTGCAAtaatgcaacctccatgtaagttgGTGGTCTAATGTATACTCCTTGTGGTGGGTTGGATTGAGGGCATTTGTGAAGCTACATATTTAGGGTAGGGAAGCAATTAACTTCACTTAGAAATTAGATAAACAAGATTTTATACTGTATTCCAAGTTGTTATTGAAATTGTTTTATGTGACTGggaaaagggtttttttaaacaaaaacaaacctgtgCCTGCCGGTAATGCTGTGGTGTTCTTCACAGACAATATAGTGGTTATGACTACTCTCAGCAAAGTGGATTTGTCCCTCCAGAAATgatgcagcaacagcagccttACACAGGGCAGATTTACCAGCCAACACAAACATACACTCCAACTACAGCACAGTCATTTTATGGAAGCAATTTTGAGGATGAACCACCCTTACTAGAAGGTAAACTTCTTGTCTTTTACTCATCTCCAAAATAATCCCTAACTTTGGGGTAACCTGAAAGGGAAGGAATGTACTCTCTAACTAAAAATAAAGTTAGAAGTAATTGCATCTGCCCTGCCAGCTTCTGAGGGCAGTTTCTCACTTTACAGTCCCATTCTCTTATTTCTCTACTATGTTGGTCTGTGAGACCCACACAAATTAAGTGAGAAGTTAACTATACATGACATGTCAAATGTGAAAATTAAAGTATAGGTTCCCCGCTCCATCAGTCGGTTTATAAAAGATGTTGTTTACAATGATAAAAGGTTAAAAGTTAAATTGATAGTGCCCCTTTAAGACATTTTGGTGTTTAGAACCCTAATTCTAATTTAAGGAAGGGAGTGATAGATATGTAGGATATGTCTTACAGAGAAGATGCCAGAATGGATACTTGGACTGATGACTACATTTTCTATGTTCTCTGTCAGTCAGCACTTAAGACAAGTTATCCTTCTTGTTACTAGTGATGATGAAAGCAGATATGTGCATTCTAATATTAAACTGTTCACAAACTTTGTTTACTACTCTATGTAGATAGAAGGTGCCCCACTCCTTGAGTTGGTAAATCAGAGCTGTACCATGCAGAGAGGGTCAGTCTCAGAAGCACTCCTGTCATTGGGTGTGACCAAGGAGCTCAGTTTGTGGAATCTGAGCCTTAGAGAGTAGGAGTCCCTCAGTCCTGCATAGTTGAGAACTGGAGTGCCACTTAGTGTACGTACACAGCCCCATAAAGCAGAGATGTAATATTTTTTGGTTATCTTAGGAATGGCATTTGATAACCTTCATGTCTTGCCTTCAATCTAGAGCAGATTTGAAAGTGAGGGGGCAGAAAAAATAAGGGTGAAGAAAATGGGGACAGAGGAGAAATAAGGGAAACATCTGCATAATTCTTTTCATGTAACCTATAGAATTAGGGATCAATTTCGACCACATCTGGCAGAAGACACTAACAGTCCTGCACCCACTAAAAGTAGCAGATGGCAGCATCATGAATGAGACTGATTTGGCAGGACCAATGGTCTTCTGTCTTGCCTTTGGAGCCACATTATTGCTGGTAAGAAACTTGCAAAATAATAACATATATCATAATCCAAAAAGCTAAATTATCCTTTGGTCTCTCAGAAGAATCTCTGTGGTGTAGAGGTAACAAAATAGGTCTTGACCAAGGATTTCTGGCTCATTAATAAATGATTTTGAGCCTTATTCAAAGCCGCTTAACTGGAGTCTTTACGTTACCTTCACCACACTTTGGGTGCCATCTTCCTTTAAGTAGTGGGCTATTTGCATATCTTCCTTGTGTAGAatatggtgctttttttttttgtcatgaaGACTGAAGACCATTGTCACAATTGTGAGAAGAAAAATCATGATTTATGGTCTTTGGTTTATAAAAGTTAAATCTTCAATTTTAATCACATTGCAGTTTCTTCTTGTGCAAATCAAGATGTCTTGCTTACTATCAGAAACAGTTTCAATAGAATGTAATCGTTTgcacaaaatgttttaatttggttACCTTAACTGTGGTTTTGGATCTTGATGCATATTGTGTTTATATGCGTAGTAGATTTTCCTATCATGTCAGTTCCTGATGCACTGAAAATGTACTTGTATTTTAGTATTTCTTTGTTCAGTATACTTTGCTTATTGGTGGTGGTGGTCCTTTGGCTGATTGCCTTCAAGGAAAAAGTTTAATAAATGTTTACTTCTAAAATTATGTTGCTATGGTTGACATTAGACATGATTTTAATGGCAGCATCAGTAGACATGATTTACCACCAATTCAGCAAAATAATACTCAAAGCTGGTAATATTTGCTAGGCTTGTGCCTATTGAAGCCTATAGGCGTTATCAGGAAAAGAATTCTCAGTAGTAACTCAGAGCCACTCCCCTCTAGAATGAAGAATGTAACTACCTGTATGTGTTTAGCAGTTTGAGTGAATTCAAAATTAATGGTTATGTGTGTACTGTAGGCATATTTGGAGAATCAGCTAGGGTTAAGAGAGTAGCAAATACCCTGAAGTGAAAACAGCTCAGAAACTGGTGTATGGGACAATATTATAGTCTTGAGTATATCATTAACAATAAAAACCAGGATTCTGTTTATGAACGTCTTGAATTTTTTGCAGTATCTGTCAGTTGGCTGACCCTGCCTCTGAACCACTGTGCTTTTGGTCCACAAGTTATGGTCTCACAGCCTGCTTTTGTCAGATATTTCACAATCTGTACAGCACTCACCCATTTGGTACATTTTTCTTGGTTTGTCTAATAATTAAAGAATGACTTCGCTATACTTTGAGGGCTTTAGTTGAAACACCTGCCTGTCTGCCAATCTAATGCAGTACACAGCTCTGTTCATATTGGATGCATTCTTAAGTCATGTCTTCGCATCATGCTCGGAGAGGACACATCTAAATATAATGGAATCAGATTTTTAAATAGTGTATTAATACTGTTTCACTAGGCCATAAACAATTCTAGACAAGGAACATGACACAAgtgcacaaaaatttgaaattGTTCATGATGAATCTGTATGGTGCCATAGCTGTGCATGGCACTTTGCAAAAAACAGTTTACCCCCTTGTGACAAAAATCAAGAAACTGAGTCATTGGTAGAGTTGGAAAGAGTAGTCATAGGCAGCTGTTTTCCATATATCATTGATTATTTTTCATTTCGCCTTTGATCGTTATTGCAGTAAaagtgctgatttaaaaaaaaaaccttcagagtAGGATCAGTATGCATGTTTAATAGAGTAAATCCAGCAGAGTTCATAAGATTTTTGTAGTCCAACAAGAGCTACGCATCAAATAAGCACACTACGTTTTCACCATGTTTTATAATTGAAAAATGATATGATAAACACCTGTTGGGTATTTCAACATACAGATTCTCCACTGTTTGGATTGTTTGTTGGATACCATTCTTAATCTTCATCTTTATATCCTAAATCATACTTAACATTCATCCATAGGTCAGAGATTACCACACTTGTATTCTTTGCTTTTTGTAAAATGTAATATTAAGTCAACTTTAAGACAAAATATGTTTAACTTGTGCTACTCTTTTTGTCTTTAGGCTGGTAAAATTCAGTTTGGGTATGTGTATGGAATTAGTGCAATTGGATGTTTAGGAATGTTTTGCCTGCTGAACTTAATGAGCATGACAGGCGTGTCATTTGGCTGTGTTGCTAGTGTCCTGGGATACTGTCTTCTTCCTATGATCCTGCTTTCTGGTTTTGCCATTGTATTTTCTTTGCAGTAAGTATCAatactattttatttaaaaaaaaaaaaaaatcctgcttcaAGATATTGTGGATTTTTCTCCCATGAGGTTGGAGGATGGGTTCTGTTAGGTGGACTTTACACTAAATTAATATTGGATTTCTCAAATGAAGTAATCACTTGTACGGTATGAATACTTGTTCGCTCTACTCATTATCAGTTATTAAATTCTTTTTAGACTCAAATTGTAGTGTACTTCAGGTAAATTTGTCAACTGTGAAAGAAATTGCATACCAGGGTATAGAAAACGACgggttgaatgtctctagtctTGCACCCCAGTACCTGAATGAAGCTGAATTTGCCAAattatgggaggtcagtattgtcgagcaacattaccaacacttctagtgcttactgggctcttagaagacattggctacgtctacactagccccaaacttcgaaatggccatgcaaatggccatttcgaagtttactaatgaagcactgaaatacatattcagtgcctcattagcatgcgggcggccgcggcgcttcgaaattgacgtggctcaccgccgtgcggctcgtcccaacggggcttcttttcaaaaggaccccgcctacttcaaagtccccttattcccatgagcagaccatttgcatggccattttgaagtttggggctagtgtagacacggccatttagagagaaattacatctaaataacagcacacaacactgagagccaggattgggggctgtaaacaaactttgtaggaccacaggaaactgggcAACACCCATGATTAGTGGACATCAGCTTATTAAactcatgctggaccatggatgttgccagatcagagagtgtgggattagagaaattcaatctGTAAGTTTATTTAAGTAATAATAATTATGTTGAGTCTGGAAAACTAAGTTAAATAAAAGAATCACCACTTCATTACTCATCATAGAAAGCTACATGTGCAGAAGTACAGAGAAACAACTTGTTTTGAATTTTCTCAGTTCTCTACCTTTTTTATACTTAAAACTTTCCCCAAAATCTTTGTTGAATAATAATACTTATCTTATATTTCCTAAGAAGTCCATGTACACTTTATTTAAAAGCCCTCAAACAGAAATCTAGTATTTAAGTTTAAAAACAAGCAACCTTTGAAATATGACTTACTAGTAATATTCTAATTCCTGCATGCATCTAAACATACACACAGCTTTTTAAACTGTTCTTTTCTTATTACAGGGGGATGATGGGAATTATTCTCACTGCTGGAATTATTGGATGGTGCAGTTTTTCTGCTTCCAAAATCTTCATTTCTGCCTTAGCAATGGAAGGACAACAGCTTCTAGTAGCATATCCTTGTGCTTTGTTATATGGAGTCTTTGCTCTTATTTCTGTATTTTGAACTGACTGTTCTGATTATTGGACTTCATATGGCCcaccagaaaagaaaaatcaacttGGAATACTTAATTGGACCAGCAAACAGCTATATCGCTGCTATCATGGAAACTTAACTCTTGAATTGTCTGATGGAGCAATGGAAACAAACGTCTCGTTCACCTATACAGGACTCCTGAATACTGTCTGAACTGACCTGCAGTGTCTATAGCTTTAAATTTTCATGCTTATACAGTTAAAAATGTAATGTTTATTCATTATTTCTACAGCCTTTAGAAAAGTAACTTTGGGGGTTTTTTTCggagggtgggggtcagaggcaTGAGAAGAGGTGTTGTAGTTATGTTTGGTAGATTTTTATCAGCAAAAGTAAATGAAACTACAGACATTGcagtctttattttaaaaaaaatgcacagtTTGGCAAACTCAATTCCTGTCACCTCTATTGCAAACATTTTTGCAAGCACGTTGAAAATTgtatattttctgtattttaacaaatacTCTTTAAGCTGTTATTTATAGAGTGAGTTGGTATTTAAGAATTCAGTATACAATTTAAATTGTTTAATTGGAAAACAAATCCTTTAGCTAAAAGAATACAGATAAATTTCAACTTGAACGTGTTTAGATGTTTACTAAGATTATTTGCTAGAGCTCAAAAATAGACTTTTTTTAAGGTATTTACTTCCAGGAAAACCCTCCAACCATTTTGAACAACATAGTAAGGTGTTATGGTTGTTAGTAATGAAGTTATTGTAAAGGTCATTTGATGCACATTGATTAAATTCCCCCTACACAATTTTGATAAGGTGCTGGAGTTGGCTTTCTAACCCTCTTGCTGCTCTGTGGTTTTTCATCTATTACAATGAAATCAGAACTTTCACATTGGAATAAACCACAACACTGAAATAAAAGAGCCATACTCTCCATTCTTCTGGTTACTCTTTTGATATGCTTGAATTACAGCTTTTGACTCTTCTCAATCTTGCATGAAAAGCATAAACTTGTTTTTGGTGACAGCTCAGGCTCAGTATTATCATTGTTTCATGGAAAAAATAAGTATGAAAGGAAGATGGGGTTAGTTTATACACTTTTTGACAATTTTTAAAACCTGCAAAAAATTCGAATTTTGTTTTACATAATTTGTGGTT
This window encodes:
- the YIPF5 gene encoding protein YIPF5 encodes the protein MSGFDNFNTDFYQTSYSIDDQTHSYDYSGSGGPYNKQYSGYDYSQQSGFVPPEMMQQQQPYTGQIYQPTQTYTPTTAQSFYGSNFEDEPPLLEELGINFDHIWQKTLTVLHPLKVADGSIMNETDLAGPMVFCLAFGATLLLAGKIQFGYVYGISAIGCLGMFCLLNLMSMTGVSFGCVASVLGYCLLPMILLSGFAIVFSLQGMMGIILTAGIIGWCSFSASKIFISALAMEGQQLLVAYPCALLYGVFALISVF